The Bacteroides ovatus genomic interval CGGCTTCCGGAGTGAATCATCACCCAAACATCAGACGTTGCGGTATCTTTTTGAATCTCAATAAAGTGATTTCCACCTCCCAGAGTTCCTATCTGCTTCAAACAAGCCTCGTACTGATTCTTCAAAACAGGCATCTCTTCAAAGTCGAATCCTTGCGGAAGCAATTCCTGATCCTGCTTTTTATTCTGATGATCGAATCCCAAAGGAACAACTGCACGAATCTTCGACATAATGGAAGTCAAATCCGTATAACTAAAATCTTCCGCTTTTAGATTCGTCTTAATCGCACACATACCACAACCGATATCCACTCCCACAGCATTGGGAACAATCACGCCATTGGTAGCCAACACACCGCCAATAGGCATTCCTTTTCCCGCATGCGCATCAGGCATGATGGCAATATGTTTAAATGCAAAAGGCAGTGAAGTCAAATCCATAATCTGCGACATACAAGAGTCCTCTACTTCATCCAACCAAAGTTTAGCGGGTAAACGTGTTCCCATAATTACTTTTTCCATACATCTTTTCTTTTATCAATTCATATAAATCTCGTTATCGGGAGCAAAGTAAGAAGGGAAGTACGAAATCTATTTGCGTAGTTGATATTATTTTTTATTTTTGTAGAAATAATCTATAACATCTATATATAGAACCTTATGAAGAAGATATTAATTATCGGCGCCAACGGATTCACCGGACGCCAGATTGTAAATGATTTATCTGCTTGTAAACAATACAAGCTGACGGGCTGCTCCCTGCATCCGGATATTCTTCCCAATAACGCGGAGGATTATCGTTTCATCGAAACAGATATACGGAATGAAGCGGACGTTAGGCATCTCTTCAAAGAGGTTCAACCCGATGTAGTCATTAATTGCTCCGCTCTGTCCGTGCCGGACTATTGCGAAACGCATCATGAAGAAGCCTATCTTACCAATGTTACCGCAGTAGGCCAACTGGCCGATTTATGCGAAGAATACAAAAGCCGGTTCATTCATTTATCTACGGACTTTGTTTTTGATGGAAAGATAAACGAAGCTGCCGGGCTGTTATATACAGAAAAAGACCTCCCTGCCCCGATCAACTACTACGGATATACCAAATGGAAAGGAGAAGAGAGAGTGACAGAAACTTGCAGCAGTTATGCCATTGTCCGTGTAGAAATCGTTTATGGCAAGGCACTACCGGGACAACATGGTAATATTGTACAGCTAGTAATGAACCGTCTGAAAGCCGGACAAGAAATACGTGTCGTATCCGATCAATGGCGGACACCAACCTATGTTGGAGACGTTTCGGATGGAGTGCTACGTTTAATAGAACATACGGCGAATGGCATCTTCCACATCTGTGGCGATGAATGCATGACCATTGCAGAGATTGCCTACCAGGTAGCAGATTATATGAAACTCGACCGTTCTCTTATCCATCCTGCCACCACAGAAAAAATGAATGAAAGCACTCCCCGTCCCCGCTTCAGTGGGATGAGTATTGATAAAGCCCGGACAATGCTCGGATACAGGCCCCAAAAGTTAAAAGAGATTCTTGTGAACTGGGATAAATTATAAGGGAAAGAGCACATAACCAACTTTTTACAACCATCTATCTCGTTCCGGATATTCCTTTCTCTTTATTTATTGCATATTTATTTTGAAAATATGCAATAAATAACTATCTTTGCACCAAATTCAAAAAAGACCAATGATGAATCAAACATTACAATTACATAACGCTACTCTTTTTCTTGCAGGAATACCTATTTTCTGTAAGTCTTGTTGCGTGCATGTGCATTGGTTCAGTGGATTCATCTAAATTTCCCAACTATTTCTTTACAGGAACTACCTGCTGACTTGTTTTGTTAGCCATAGCAGTATTCCTTTCTGATTTTCAAGTAGATGTAATATCTTCTTTGAAAATTCTTTTGTGTGTTGTCAATCATCAGTTTAACCTAACCCAAAATATATACAATTATGTTCTCTATTATATCTACCATGTTTTTAGGAATCGGCATCGGCTATGTATTGCGTAACTGGAGTATTCTACAGAAGACAGAAAAGACAATTTCTCTTACAATATTCCTGTTGCTCTTTATTCTCGGTGTATCTATCGGTTCTAATAGCCTGATTGTGAACAATCTTGGTAAGTTCGGATGGCAAGCCATTGTTCTTGCTGTGTCCGGTGTATTGGGAAGCCTGATTGCTGCCCGTTTGGTACTACAATTATTTTTCAGGAAAGGAGGCGAACAATGAAAGGAAGTCTGATCGTTATAGTATTCTTTTGTGTAGGCTGTATCATGGGAGCTTTCAATAAGTTCGAGTTCGATACGCACACAGTTTCCATGTACATACTTTATGCATTAATGTTACAAGTAGGAATCAGCATCGGTTCCAATAAGAACCTGAAAGCCATTGTTTCACATTTGCACCCTAAAATGTTGCTGATTCCATTGGGAACAATTATCGGTACGCTGTTATTCTCCGCCCTGGCAAGTTTGCTATTGCGTCAATGGAGCGTGTTCGACTGTATGGCAGTGGGAAGTGGATTTGCCTACTATTCACTCTCTTCCATCCTTATCACCCAGTTCAAAGAACCCTCCATCGGACTGCAACTGGCTACGGAACTGGGAACCATTGCCCTACTGACTAATATTTTCCGTGAGATGATGGCACTTCTTGGTACTCCAATCATCAAGAAGTACTTCGGGAAACTCGCTCCTATTTCAGCAGCAGGAGTCAACTCGATGGATGTACTGCTGCCTTCCATCACCAGATATTCAGGAAAAGAAATGATTCCCATCGCCATCCTGCACGGCATTCTGATTGACATCAGCGTTCCCGTTTTCGTTTCTTTCTTCTGTAATCTTTAACCCTGTCCGGGAATAATAACCTTATTTATTAATGCCCGGAAACAGCCAATACAAACTTGATATCAGCATAGGAGACAGCGTCTCCTAATGCTACCTTTATAGCGAATATTCCCATGTATTCATGTTCATCCAAATACTTGCGAATCTTCGCTATATTTTCAGCTTTCACCACCTGCTCCACTTTGATCTTTCCCGAACGGACATAATGCTCCAGATGTCCGGCAATGGTTCCGGATACCAAATCACGAGCCTTGGCTATTTCATCTATATTCATTCCCTGACGGAACATTTCATAGCTAACCAACTTCGTATCTTTCTTCGCCTCCTTCTTTTTCTCCTTCTCCGCCTCTTTCTCCTGTTTCTCTGCCTCTTTCTGCAGCTTCGTCTTTCGTTGCCTTACTGTATCATCGCTATTACCGGAGGAGATTAACATATCCGTTATCTCCGGCCTCTCCAATTGATTCTCCGCCATATACTTGCGGATAATACCCAGAATCTCAAGCCCGTATCTCTCTACTCCTTTCGCTCCAAAATAAGGTATCGCCTCCAAAGCTCTTGGACTATCCGGTAGCAGATTCACAATTCCCATCAATGCTTTCTGTTGCATAATCACATAAGCAGGAACATTCATCTCCCTTGTTTTGGCTGTTCTCCATTCAGACAGGGCACGATAAAGCTCCGGATGCAGAATATCCGTAGGAACTTCCACCTTTACCTTTTCAGCACTGCGTGTACGATCTTTCCGTTCCTTACGTTCTTTCTTCTCCTTCAAAGCCTTCGAAGAACCGGAGGACGTAGAATCATCTTCAAGGCTCAACATTACTTTAGCCTTCAACTTCAAATAATCCGTGATAGCAAACTTCCCTCTTGTAGACACAGCTTCCAACAAAGACTCTTTAATCCACAACGCATCATCCAGCGCCTGCATACGCTCTGCCAACAGCTTTCTCAACTCTTTATTATCAAGAGGCATATTAGTCTTATCATACAAAGCCCGAACCGGTTCCAACTCCTTATGAAAATATCCGGCACCGGAACGAATCCGTTCCTGCAACTCCTCATTCGCCGCATAATCCTCACTCTCATGTATCAACCGGGTATACTGATTGCGGAAACGTTGAGACACCTCCACAATCTTCTCTTTAACATGGGGAGCCAACGCCTTATATTCAGCCAACTGCTTCGGAAAGAGCTTATACAAATCCTCATCCATAAGACGAAGCAACCGTTTATAAGCCTGATCGATCGAATAGAAATTAAACAAATCACTCAACAAATCAAAGAAATACGCCTTTTGCATATCATTCAACTGCTGGCTGCCCGGCTTATTCTGCTCCACCGCTTTGGTGAAATTATCCACCGTAGCATCACTTATTATGGCTTCCCTGCGCAAAGGAGACTCCAACACCATACCCTCCAGCGTCTTGCAACGACTCAAAGCCACGTAAGTTTGTCCATGTGCAAAGGAATTCCGTGCATCAATAATAGCACGTTCAAACGTCAAACCCTGACTCTTATGTATCGTAATAGCCCACGCCAAACGAATAGGATACTGGCGGAACGTCCCCTCTATCACTTCAGTGATCTCCTTCGTCTCCTCATTCAACACATACTTATAATTCCCCCACTCTTCCGGCAACAACTGAAATTCGGATCTATCCCCTTTACCACGCACCACAATACCCGTTTCATTAACCGCTACCACCTCACCAATCATACCGTTATAATACCGTTTCTCGGACGATGGATCATTCTTCAGGAACATTATCTGTGCTCCCTCCTTAATTGTCAGAAGTTTATCCGCAGGATACGAATATTCAGGAAAATCCCCCTCTATCTCGGCACTAAAATGATACGCCTTGCCGGGCAACGATGCCAGTTCGCAATCATTAACCCTCTGTGCCTGATTATTATGTGTCGTCAGACGAATATATCCCTCTTCTTTCTGCGGCTGAAAGCCGGGCTGATAACGACGGTTCAGTTCATTCAACACTTCATCATCCGCCTTATTCTCCCGAATTTTATTTAATAAAGAAAGGAAGAACGTATCACTCTGACGATATACTTTCTTGAGTTCAATCGTCATATATGCCGTTTCTTTCAATGCATGACTTGCAAAGAAATAAGGAGTCTCATAATGCTTTCTCAACAACTCCCACTCATTGTCTTTCACGACAGGCGCCAGCTGTTGCAAATCTCCAATCATCAACAGTTGCACCCCACCAAAAGGTTTCTCCCTATCGCGATACCTCCGCAGAGTTGCATCCACCGCATCCAACAAATCAGCACGCACCATACTGATCTCATCAATAACCAGCAAATCCATACTACGGATGATATTCCGCTTTTCTTTACTATAACGATAATGTGTCTGGGAAGAATTAAAGGTTGTTTCGGGCACAAAAGGAGCAAAAGACAACTGAAAGAAAGAATGAATCGTTACGCCTCCCGCATTGATAGCTGCAATCCCTGTCGGAGCCAATATGACCATGCGTTTGGGCGTATGTTCTTTCAATCGTCTAAGAAATGTCGTTTTCCCGGTTCCAGCTTTTCCGGTAAGAAATAAATGGGTGCCTGTATTTTCAATGAACTGCCAAGCAAGCTGCAGTTCCGGATTATTTTCCATGCTTTTCCAATTTTCGGTAAAGTTACTGAATATTCTTTTTCTTTCGTCTTGATACGAAAGAAAAAGAACCAAAAAGAAAGAATCAAGGCTGCGTTTTTCCGGCTACTCCGGTGCTTCCTCCGGCTAAAGGGCAGAAACTCGCTACGCTCAAACAGTCTGCCCTTTTTAACGCCGGAGAAACCACCTGCGCTTGACGCCGGAAAAACGAGGCCGGAAGACCTGCGGGTGGAAGCCTTACAATGTGGGAAGCTTTATTATTAAAAAACTCACCATATAAAAAGAGGACATAGAATAAAAGGCTAATAGAATGATAACCGATGTAGCCTATGTAGTATAAAGAGACTTATGAAAGGTTTATACCCCTTATAAAAAAGCTTTGCTATATAAAAGTCGCAGACGTTATACGACTCAATATAGCAAAGCAGAACAATATATAATAAAACTATTAACGATATAACAGCAACTCACCAAAGCAATATCAGACATATCGCACGGCTCCCCCCACAACCCTATCCAGAACAGCTTCCCCACAAACCTACTCTACAACATTCAAGCAGCAACACCCACCCCGCCAGGTTCCCCGGCCTACTTTTTTCTCCGTCAGGCGAGCGCCCATAACGGAGCGTTAAGAAGGGCAGACTGTTTGAGCGTAGCGAGTTTCTGCCCTTTAGCGAAGTGAAGGAAGCGA includes:
- a CDS encoding SDR family oxidoreductase → MKKILIIGANGFTGRQIVNDLSACKQYKLTGCSLHPDILPNNAEDYRFIETDIRNEADVRHLFKEVQPDVVINCSALSVPDYCETHHEEAYLTNVTAVGQLADLCEEYKSRFIHLSTDFVFDGKINEAAGLLYTEKDLPAPINYYGYTKWKGEERVTETCSSYAIVRVEIVYGKALPGQHGNIVQLVMNRLKAGQEIRVVSDQWRTPTYVGDVSDGVLRLIEHTANGIFHICGDECMTIAEIAYQVADYMKLDRSLIHPATTEKMNESTPRPRFSGMSIDKARTMLGYRPQKLKEILVNWDKL
- a CDS encoding LysO family transporter — encoded protein: MFSIISTMFLGIGIGYVLRNWSILQKTEKTISLTIFLLLFILGVSIGSNSLIVNNLGKFGWQAIVLAVSGVLGSLIAARLVLQLFFRKGGEQ
- a CDS encoding lysine exporter LysO family protein; translation: MKGSLIVIVFFCVGCIMGAFNKFEFDTHTVSMYILYALMLQVGISIGSNKNLKAIVSHLHPKMLLIPLGTIIGTLLFSALASLLLRQWSVFDCMAVGSGFAYYSLSSILITQFKEPSIGLQLATELGTIALLTNIFREMMALLGTPIIKKYFGKLAPISAAGVNSMDVLLPSITRYSGKEMIPIAILHGILIDISVPVFVSFFCNL
- a CDS encoding helix-turn-helix domain-containing protein — encoded protein: MENNPELQLAWQFIENTGTHLFLTGKAGTGKTTFLRRLKEHTPKRMVILAPTGIAAINAGGVTIHSFFQLSFAPFVPETTFNSSQTHYRYSKEKRNIIRSMDLLVIDEISMVRADLLDAVDATLRRYRDREKPFGGVQLLMIGDLQQLAPVVKDNEWELLRKHYETPYFFASHALKETAYMTIELKKVYRQSDTFFLSLLNKIRENKADDEVLNELNRRYQPGFQPQKEEGYIRLTTHNNQAQRVNDCELASLPGKAYHFSAEIEGDFPEYSYPADKLLTIKEGAQIMFLKNDPSSEKRYYNGMIGEVVAVNETGIVVRGKGDRSEFQLLPEEWGNYKYVLNEETKEITEVIEGTFRQYPIRLAWAITIHKSQGLTFERAIIDARNSFAHGQTYVALSRCKTLEGMVLESPLRREAIISDATVDNFTKAVEQNKPGSQQLNDMQKAYFFDLLSDLFNFYSIDQAYKRLLRLMDEDLYKLFPKQLAEYKALAPHVKEKIVEVSQRFRNQYTRLIHESEDYAANEELQERIRSGAGYFHKELEPVRALYDKTNMPLDNKELRKLLAERMQALDDALWIKESLLEAVSTRGKFAITDYLKLKAKVMLSLEDDSTSSGSSKALKEKKERKERKDRTRSAEKVKVEVPTDILHPELYRALSEWRTAKTREMNVPAYVIMQQKALMGIVNLLPDSPRALEAIPYFGAKGVERYGLEILGIIRKYMAENQLERPEITDMLISSGNSDDTVRQRKTKLQKEAEKQEKEAEKEKKKEAKKDTKLVSYEMFRQGMNIDEIAKARDLVSGTIAGHLEHYVRSGKIKVEQVVKAENIAKIRKYLDEHEYMGIFAIKVALGDAVSYADIKFVLAVSGH